A genomic stretch from Argiope bruennichi chromosome 2, qqArgBrue1.1, whole genome shotgun sequence includes:
- the LOC129961559 gene encoding uncharacterized protein LOC129961559: protein MDRRFYQQTTALLVMAFLITIRSCDCAPAFKIKHYNMAKSHLMPNFRSERRFVGGSSPIHFISPYIAAAPQPEQSFDEFFFPQVPMGKTAPSSIYKLPLQLFNNGKPHRVMHVIPKKRPQFQDYFPHGDSKMIRLPLKFVSNGKPVGIYLKDQSMNLL from the coding sequence gtTTTATCAGCAAACAACTGCATTATTGGTGATGGCTTTCTTAATTACCATCCGATCTTGTGATTGTGCACctgcttttaaaataaagcattataataTGGCCAAATCCCACCTCATGCCAAACTTTCGATCAGAACGTCGTTTCGTGGGTGGAAGCTCACCCATTCATTTCATCAGCCCCTACATAGCTGCGGCACCGCAACCAGAGCAGAGTTTCGACGAATTCTTTTTCCCCCAAGTTCCCATGGGCAAAACAGCTCCATCAAGCATTTACAAGCTGCCTTTGCAATTGTTTAACAACGGAAAACCTCATCGAGTGATGCACGTAATTCCTAAAAAGCGTCCTCAGTTTCAAGATTACTTTCCACATGGCGATTCTAAGATGATAAGGCTGCCATTGAAGTTTGTGTCCAATGGTAAACCTGTGGGCATCTATCTTAAAGACCAATCCATGAACTTGCTCTAA